accaCTAAATCAACTATATCACTCCACTAGCAATGGAAGAGTGGCTTAACTGCTTTGTATAACTCTGTACGAAACCCTCAAATAAATGTGACGAAGGTTCCCCTTTGATACTGCTTCCTATCTTGAAAAACTAAACATTACTTAGttttattactattattattgttataacAGTTATAAGATTAAATTTACTTACCAATCTTTAAATCACATTGTTTCAGAACACTTAGGACTTGAAAAGTTGTagattattatatatttatagtagccagtatatatttttacaaGCATAAAAACGTTAACTGGAATTACTTTCTTGGTAAGAGAATAAGAATCTGTACCGTGTTTGCAATCAATAGATAAAAGTTGTAGTGAAAGTTGATTGTATCTACTATATTCCAATTGTTAAAATCCTATCGAcatttttttgaagaataaatttattgaaatattgatttatataCGCGTCACTCCAGTTGAATTACAAATAGAATTGCATTACTAATTACAAGCGTGATTGAAGAAGTGATATAAGactaatattaataattttaatcaACTTCAGTACTGCACCTCATATTTATTACGAGTATTTGAGTGAAGAATTTTCCTAGCTAACTACCAAACAGTATTATAATCGTAAATGGATTCTAGCGGTGCATCACAAGTCATTTCTGCATTGGAACTTATTTATGAACCTAAGTCCACAAATGAACAAAGATTAGAAGCCCAAAAATTTCTAGATCAAGTAAAACTTCAAGATGAGTCGCCTTATTGGGGTTATGATATTGCCATCAATAATCAAGATAACCATatactaaaatattttggattaaatatgataaatGATTCAATTCAACATAAATGGATATCTTATGATGACGCTAAGAAAAACACAGTTAGACAATGGATTATAGAATTGAACTTGAAGATTTCTGATAAAGATCCaagatatattaaagaaaagttAGCCTTTCTATGGGTGGAAGTTGCCAAAAGGGTATGGGGTGAAGTTTTGAAAGATAACACACCTTCTAGTGATGATTTCATAAATTCATGGGTTGATATGGATAGttcattaaatgaattatgGAACATTGGAAATTCGTCTAGGGAGTTAACTTTGATcatttttagaatattGTTTGAAGATGTCTTTTTATTAGACGACTTAATTGTCCTAAAAAGAATGACTATTATTCAACCCTTATGCGTTATGATTGTATGTCCAATGGATGtgttttcaaaaagatataagttcaatgaaaattggaaattatttaaatttaacgAAAATGGTTGGTTTAGTGTTTGGGCTAATGAGTTATACAATACGCTAGATATGATGCAAAATACAAACCATGTGTTGAACGATAACTACAATGACCAGAATGCTAATTATGTCATAAGGTTACTTGAAACATTGAAAACATGTTTAAATTGGCCATTAAGTGATGTTATTATTCGAACTAATATTTTAGatatattgttaaaatGCTTTTTATCCAATATACCAAAAGCCCAATCTACTGCATTAGATGCTATCCATATTCTTTTAACAAGGCCGTACAATAATGAAGAGCATCACCaagaaataattaataaactGTTTAGCAACATGGATCTGCTAAGCCAGCTATATGataatttacaatttaACACTAGTGTAGATGGTGTTGATGATGTCAAGTACccaattttgaaaaaatacGTTGATATGATTAGTTGCTTATACTCTtgtattttcaaattaaacaattctGAAGAACTTATAGATAGGTATTTAAAGCTAGTTATGAAAGCCACAAGAAATGATAGTTTAATTGTGAGTGGACTAACGCTTGACTTATGGTGTGCATGTCTAAGAAATGACGATTGTTTACCGCTCTTGGAAAATGGGTTAATACCTGAGTTATTGTCTTTTTCTGCCGGGGCTTTGATATACTATGAACAAATTGATGGTCACATATCCAAAGAATATGTAGATATAGATTTCCAATCCACCTCTGAGTTCCAGAGCTTTTGTTCTACATATAGGAAGAGAATAAGAGATATAATTAGATTGATATCTTGTGTTAAAGTTGATTTTACTAATGATTGGTTAAATAATCGTCTAAACGAGTACTTTAGTTCACCTCCCGGTCAACTAGTACTGAATTCGACATTTTTAGATACCAAATCAGAGCCATATCTTGGCGCATTATCACAATTGATGATCATTGAATGTTTTATAAATGGTTGCATTCGTTGGAAAATATGGTATCCTAATGGAGAAGATTAcgatgaaaaattagacGATATTTTGGGAAAATTACAAGTATTATCAAATCAACTTATTGCATTAAATATAAGAGTCCCGCTTCTActtaaaaaacaaattcaaaattttgcACTTTTCTTAACCATGTTAAAGGATAACGTTATATTCACCTTACTAGAAAAGATCATAATCAGTGCAACCATGGACTATCCAAACGTCGATTTAGAGGAAAGAAATGATGAAGCTGATGCAGTTAGAGATTTAAGATATGCGTGCggtattgaaattaatagaaTGGCTTTATTGATGCCTGAATCGTTAAAATCTATATTTCCCGAATTGGAAAATGTAATAGCTAAAATTATGCCAAATTTATCTTATCATGAAAAAATCTCATTTAAATCCTTTTTGTTAACTATCATTTTGAAATCTTCTTTAGACAATAAGGAGGAAAGATTTTCTGCAATTGTTGATCCAGAATTATTAGCCTGGTCAGATAAATCTACTGTTATGGGATTAAGTGACTTACCTTGGTTTATGGAAAGGTTGGGAATTGTTAAGATATCAGaatatttccaaaaaaGAGGGATTAAAGAAGATAGTGATCTGTTAACGATTCCAATCGATGATGAAGGtaaacaattaaaacaaGAATTGACGAAACACTGGCAAACCTTGTTTCCTGTTCGTGCTACTAGAATGtttattcattattctATGCAAAATATTAAGAAGGAAGAAGACTTTAGATTAATTCAAGAACTATGGAGGCCTAGAATAGTTCCTATTTTGCCTTACATCATGAGATTACTATATCAGTTACAATCATATCATGATCCAGCAAATTGGAAAGAATTACCAAATGTTGTGCAAAAATTTGTGGAGTACTCTACTGTAGAAAGATTCTGGGAGGCCGGTACTTCCAATAAGTCCAAAGACGAGTTTATTGATGAACATTTAAAAGCAATGCAAACTCTTCGTGATTTTGCAGATTCTGTAGGTCATATTGTGAGATACACACGAGAGTACGTTTTACTAGTTATCAGTGgtatatcttttttagGTAGTGTATTTTATGATGATGTCAATGCGccaaatttattaatcgATTCCATCGCGATATATAACCCACAATCAAATGAAATTAGTCCCGGTGTATCTACACATGGGTGgaaacatattttaaatgttgCCATAAGGCCAATATTAAGAAATTGCCCTGACTCATCTGCTCCAGGATTTATGAAAGCCTTTTTACCTAAATTTTTTGGAACGCTTGATGTTTTAATAACAGAGAAATGGTCAACCCATATGCATGCTGATATGGAAGTTGTTTCCTCTGTTGACGAAGATGAGATAACTGATGAAATCATggaagaaaatttattacgTCAATTTACCTCAGTGACTGTTCGTATTCTAATTGATTGCGTTGGCCAAGGAGGTACAAACAcctcttcttcaaaatcCAAATTTAGCCAacatcaattaaaaatgaggaaaataatatttgaagaCGTTTCTATACTGGCGccatttttgaaattactaAATCATTTAATGTCGGTCAAGGATGGAAAATGTTCATTTAATTCcatattaataatgaaggTGTGTTTATCTGAAGTTTTAATCAATAATGGACATGTCGATGAGTTTTTCACTCATGAAGTAATGAAAAATCTACTACTAAATATTCTCTGTAACAGTGCTTATAAAGATTCTTTTTCAGAAgctttatatatttttacagTTTTATTCTTAAcattaattaaagaatACGATTCAACTAGAATATTCCTAATTGGGATTTCTAATGGATATAATATCTCCAATTTATACGAACAGCTAAGAAATGTAGATAACTACAAAGGCCAAAGAAGTTTGATGAtagaatatattgaatgGGTTAAGAATTCActtaatattaatgaagatgaaggCACTGATCGCGTTGCAGAGGAAAGAAGAAGGAAAGAAAAGAGAGAGGCTACATTACAGAAAGCAAACGATCGTTTagttaacaaaaataaagaaagtGGGGACATACTCGATGATCCTAATACTGAAGACGCTGCATTTGGGACATTGTTccaataaattttgatttataatGCCAATTGTATATTAcatatatactatatatataagtacAGCTTAAAATTTGTAATTCTTAGATTCTAACTAATATGTTTCCCTggtatatattattactaaaCTGTCACATTGTTTTCAAACCGTTAAAAAAAAGgttataaaaaaagatctattaaaaaaaatctaaGTTTCTCTCTCTCATCGAAAGAGTTAAAGTAAAAAGACAAGAAAATACATGAAATACACCCAGCAGCTATAACTTAACTTGATATGTATTGTAGAAGAGTATATTCTAcattaaatacaaaatatgatatatctacaattaaaaatataatatcaaCTGTAAAAGGTAAAACCAGTTTAACGGAGTCTACTAAAGAAAATAGTCAAAAACCATCGATTAAAGTGCCAAGAATAAAAACGCCCAAGGTTATCAAGACCAAAACAATACCATTATCTATAaacttatttgaaaaatata
The Tetrapisispora phaffii CBS 4417 chromosome 8, complete genome DNA segment above includes these coding regions:
- the MSN5 gene encoding karyopherin MSN5 (similar to Saccharomyces cerevisiae MSN5 (YDR335W); ancestral locus Anc_5.386) is translated as MDSSGASQVISALELIYEPKSTNEQRLEAQKFLDQVKLQDESPYWGYDIAINNQDNHILKYFGLNMINDSIQHKWISYDDAKKNTVRQWIIELNLKISDKDPRYIKEKLAFLWVEVAKRVWGEVLKDNTPSSDDFINSWVDMDSSLNELWNIGNSSRELTLIIFRILFEDVFLLDDLIVLKRMTIIQPLCVMIVCPMDVFSKRYKFNENWKLFKFNENGWFSVWANELYNTLDMMQNTNHVLNDNYNDQNANYVIRLLETLKTCLNWPLSDVIIRTNILDILLKCFLSNIPKAQSTALDAIHILLTRPYNNEEHHQEIINKLFSNMDLLSQLYDNLQFNTSVDGVDDVKYPILKKYVDMISCLYSCIFKLNNSEELIDRYLKLVMKATRNDSLIVSGLTLDLWCACLRNDDCLPLLENGLIPELLSFSAGALIYYEQIDGHISKEYVDIDFQSTSEFQSFCSTYRKRIRDIIRLISCVKVDFTNDWLNNRLNEYFSSPPGQLVLNSTFLDTKSEPYLGALSQLMIIECFINGCIRWKIWYPNGEDYDEKLDDILGKLQVLSNQLIALNIRVPLLLKKQIQNFALFLTMLKDNVIFTLLEKIIISATMDYPNVDLEERNDEADAVRDLRYACGIEINRMALLMPESLKSIFPELENVIAKIMPNLSYHEKISFKSFLLTIILKSSLDNKEERFSAIVDPELLAWSDKSTVMGLSDLPWFMERLGIVKISEYFQKRGIKEDSDLLTIPIDDEGKQLKQELTKHWQTLFPVRATRMFIHYSMQNIKKEEDFRLIQELWRPRIVPILPYIMRLLYQLQSYHDPANWKELPNVVQKFVEYSTVERFWEAGTSNKSKDEFIDEHLKAMQTLRDFADSVGHIVRYTREYVLLVISGISFLGSVFYDDVNAPNLLIDSIAIYNPQSNEISPGVSTHGWKHILNVAIRPILRNCPDSSAPGFMKAFLPKFFGTLDVLITEKWSTHMHADMEVVSSVDEDEITDEIMEENLLRQFTSVTVRILIDCVGQGGTNTSSSKSKFSQHQLKMRKIIFEDVSILAPFLKLLNHLMSVKDGKCSFNSILIMKVCLSEVLINNGHVDEFFTHEVMKNLLLNILCNSAYKDSFSEALYIFTVLFLTLIKEYDSTRIFLIGISNGYNISNLYEQLRNVDNYKGQRSLMIEYIEWVKNSLNINEDEGTDRVAEERRRKEKREATLQKANDRLVNKNKESGDILDDPNTEDAAFGTLFQ